In Arthrobacter sp. SLBN-83, one DNA window encodes the following:
- a CDS encoding sulfurtransferase: protein MPYPVEQNEKFAAYAHPERLVSTEWLAAAIEGGAVANGELVVVESDEDVLLYETGHIPGAVKIDWHTDLNDEVSRDYVDGEAFAELAAAKGISRDSTVVIYGDKSNWWAAYALWVFTLFGHQDVRLLDGGRDKWVAEGRELTKDKPTPARGDYPVVERDDAPIRAFKDDVLAHLGKPLIDVRSPEEYTGQRTHMPAYPEEGALRGGHIPTAASIPWARAAAADGTFRSREELEAIYLGEAGLSEGDDVVAYCRIGERSSHTWFALKYLLGFDSVRNYDGSWTEWGNAVRVPIVKGAERGSVPVAVGA from the coding sequence ATGCCCTACCCGGTTGAACAGAATGAGAAGTTCGCAGCCTATGCCCACCCGGAGCGGCTCGTTTCCACCGAGTGGCTCGCGGCTGCCATCGAAGGCGGCGCAGTGGCAAACGGCGAACTCGTCGTGGTGGAGTCCGACGAGGACGTGCTGCTGTACGAGACCGGCCACATTCCCGGCGCCGTCAAGATCGACTGGCACACCGACCTGAATGACGAAGTGTCCCGCGATTACGTTGACGGCGAGGCCTTTGCCGAACTGGCCGCAGCCAAGGGAATTTCCCGGGACAGCACCGTGGTCATCTACGGCGACAAGTCCAACTGGTGGGCCGCCTACGCCCTCTGGGTGTTCACGCTCTTCGGCCACCAGGACGTCCGGCTGCTCGACGGCGGCCGGGACAAGTGGGTTGCCGAAGGCCGCGAACTGACCAAGGACAAGCCAACGCCTGCCCGCGGCGACTACCCGGTGGTCGAGCGCGACGACGCCCCCATCCGGGCCTTCAAGGATGACGTCCTGGCCCACCTGGGCAAGCCGCTTATCGACGTCCGCTCCCCCGAGGAATACACCGGCCAGCGCACCCACATGCCGGCCTACCCCGAAGAAGGCGCGCTGCGCGGCGGACACATCCCCACCGCAGCGTCCATCCCGTGGGCCCGCGCCGCTGCCGCCGACGGCACCTTCCGCAGCCGGGAGGAACTGGAGGCCATCTACTTGGGCGAGGCCGGCCTTTCCGAGGGTGACGACGTGGTGGCCTACTGCCGCATCGGCGAACGTTCCAGCCACACCTGGTTCGCCCTTAAGTACCTCCTGGGCTTCGATTCCGTCCGCAACTACGACGGTTCCTGGACCGAGTGGGGCAACGCCGTGCGCGTTCCCATCGTCAAGGGCGCCGAGCGCGGGTCCGTGCCCGTCGCCGTCGGAGCCTGA
- a CDS encoding SufE family protein has translation MTTQALPSALAAIVDDFQALSEPERLQLLLEFSEGLPELPDRLKDHPELLEQVVECQSPLFLTIETETNDAGPAGEVRLYFKAPAEAPTTRGFAGVLHEGLDGLSAAEILSVPDDMPELLGLTRAITPLRMRGMTAMLGRIKRKVAAASGTQS, from the coding sequence ATGACTACTCAAGCTTTGCCTTCCGCCCTGGCGGCCATCGTGGATGATTTCCAGGCTCTGTCCGAGCCCGAGCGGCTGCAGCTGCTGCTGGAGTTCTCGGAGGGACTGCCGGAGCTCCCCGACCGGCTCAAGGACCACCCTGAGCTCCTTGAGCAGGTGGTGGAGTGCCAGTCGCCGCTGTTCCTCACCATCGAGACAGAGACCAACGACGCCGGTCCCGCCGGCGAAGTGCGCCTCTACTTCAAAGCGCCCGCCGAGGCCCCCACCACCCGGGGTTTCGCCGGTGTCCTGCACGAGGGGCTGGACGGCCTCTCCGCAGCAGAGATCCTGTCCGTGCCGGATGACATGCCGGAACTGCTGGGGCTCACCCGCGCCATCACCCCGCTGCGCATGCGCGGCATGACCGCCATGCTGGGCAGGATCAAGCGCAAGGTGGCCGCGGCGTCCGGGACGCAGTCCTGA
- the ybaK gene encoding Cys-tRNA(Pro) deacylase produces MARKKSAQGTPATAALTAAGVPFVQHPYVHDPSAASYGAEAAEALGIDPSRVFKTLMVDVEGRIAVGIVPVSGSLDLKAIAAALGAKKAAMADPAAAQRRTGYVLGGISPLGQRQPSPTVLDSSALALDTVLVSGGRRGLDIELAPADLVRLTNAIAAPISSLAAAKSGP; encoded by the coding sequence ATGGCGCGTAAGAAGTCAGCCCAGGGAACTCCGGCAACAGCGGCATTGACTGCGGCCGGGGTTCCCTTTGTGCAGCACCCCTACGTCCACGATCCGTCCGCCGCGAGCTACGGCGCCGAGGCTGCGGAGGCCTTGGGCATCGATCCGTCCCGCGTCTTCAAGACGTTGATGGTGGACGTCGAGGGCAGGATCGCGGTGGGCATCGTCCCGGTGAGCGGGAGCCTGGACTTGAAGGCCATAGCCGCCGCCCTGGGCGCCAAAAAGGCTGCCATGGCCGATCCTGCCGCAGCCCAGCGGCGCACCGGATACGTCCTGGGCGGCATTTCACCGCTGGGCCAGCGCCAGCCCTCCCCCACCGTGCTGGATTCCAGCGCCCTGGCCCTGGACACCGTGCTGGTATCGGGAGGCAGGCGGGGCCTGGACATAGAGCTCGCTCCGGCTGACCTGGTCCGCCTGACAAACGCCATCGCGGCGCCCATCAGCTCGCTGGCGGCGGCAAAGTCCGGGCCATAG
- a CDS encoding SDR family oxidoreductase, translating into MAKGTRLSGATVLITGGGSGLGRRMALGAARRGSRVVIWDVDAKAGAAVRDEIRAAGGSAEAQAVDVTDRKAVVAAAAAAGPIDVVVNNAGVVSGKPLLDATDEAIERTMNVNVMALYWVTRAFLGGMASRRHGTLVTVASAAALVGVARQTDYSASKFAAFGFNESLRAEVRAAKLGINTLVVCPYYIDTGMFDGVQTRWPMLLPILQEEDVAAKVLDAIESGRRKLVLPPLVNLLPVLRILPVGLFDRLMDVLGVNQTMDHFTGRSK; encoded by the coding sequence ATGGCCAAAGGAACCCGACTTTCCGGTGCAACAGTGTTGATCACGGGAGGGGGAAGCGGGCTGGGCCGCCGCATGGCGCTCGGCGCGGCGCGGCGCGGAAGCCGGGTGGTCATCTGGGACGTGGACGCAAAAGCCGGTGCAGCGGTGCGGGACGAGATCAGGGCGGCAGGAGGGTCAGCCGAGGCCCAGGCCGTGGACGTCACCGACCGGAAAGCGGTGGTCGCCGCTGCAGCTGCGGCAGGGCCGATTGACGTCGTGGTCAACAACGCCGGGGTGGTCAGCGGCAAACCGCTCCTCGATGCCACGGATGAGGCCATCGAACGGACCATGAACGTCAACGTCATGGCCCTGTATTGGGTAACCCGCGCCTTCCTTGGCGGGATGGCAAGCCGCCGACACGGAACCTTGGTCACCGTTGCCAGCGCTGCCGCCTTGGTGGGGGTCGCCCGGCAGACCGACTACTCCGCCAGCAAGTTCGCCGCATTCGGCTTCAACGAGTCACTCCGCGCCGAGGTGCGTGCCGCCAAACTCGGAATCAACACGCTGGTGGTGTGCCCGTATTACATCGACACCGGGATGTTCGACGGGGTCCAGACCCGCTGGCCCATGCTCCTCCCGATCCTCCAGGAAGAGGACGTGGCTGCCAAAGTCCTGGATGCCATCGAGTCCGGCCGCAGGAAGTTGGTCCTGCCGCCCCTGGTAAACCTGCTTCCGGTCCTCCGGATCCTTCCGGTCGGCCTCTTTGACCGGCTCATGGACGTGCTGGGAGTCAACCAGACCATGGACCACTTCACCGGCCGCTCCAAGTAG
- a CDS encoding succinic semialdehyde dehydrogenase, translating into MAKQQGTGVLVDRGRLLAADLSQLVAAPAGRPPQASCAPFDGTMVGEVPVCTTDDVDAAVDLARVAQQRWAALPVAERRAVIRRFRELLLDREQDILDLVQAESGKARLSAFEEFADVVLTANYYERTAERYLGPRRRKGAAPVLTRTTEYRVPKGVVGVISPWNYPLTLAVSDALPALLAGNGIVLKPDSQTPFTALLMLKLLREAGLPADLFQIVTGPGTEIGPALIARVDFLMFTGSSQTGKTVARQCAERLIGFSAELGGKNPMLVLADADVAKAASGAVHACFSNSGQLCVSIERIYVHADVYDSFLAAFTAQVKAIRMGPGPNWDIGMGSLISAAQVERVDRHVQDAVAKGAQILTGGRRRPDLGPLFYEPTVLAGVTPDMLLAREETFGPVVAVYRAADDDDAVAMANDSDFGLNGSVWSAHHGEEVARRLLTGTVNVNEGYAATWASHDAPIGGMKDSGAGRRHGREGILKYTEPQTIAVQRLLRVAPAPGMSNRTYARIMKGAVTLMSRFPRSR; encoded by the coding sequence ATGGCGAAACAACAGGGGACCGGGGTGCTGGTTGACCGGGGACGGCTCCTGGCCGCGGATCTTTCCCAGCTGGTGGCGGCACCGGCAGGCAGGCCACCGCAGGCTTCCTGCGCCCCCTTCGACGGCACGATGGTGGGCGAAGTGCCGGTATGCACCACGGACGACGTCGATGCCGCGGTTGACCTCGCACGCGTGGCCCAGCAGCGTTGGGCGGCGCTCCCGGTTGCCGAACGCCGGGCCGTGATCCGCCGCTTCCGCGAACTGCTGCTGGACCGGGAACAGGACATCCTGGACCTGGTGCAGGCAGAAAGTGGCAAGGCCCGGCTGAGTGCCTTCGAGGAGTTCGCGGACGTTGTGCTGACGGCAAACTATTACGAGCGCACCGCCGAACGGTACCTGGGGCCGCGCCGCCGGAAGGGCGCCGCCCCCGTCCTGACCCGCACCACCGAATACCGCGTTCCCAAGGGAGTGGTGGGGGTCATCAGCCCCTGGAACTATCCACTGACCCTCGCGGTCTCCGACGCCCTGCCAGCCCTTTTGGCCGGAAACGGGATCGTGCTGAAGCCGGATTCCCAGACACCCTTCACGGCCCTGCTGATGCTCAAACTGCTCCGGGAGGCCGGCCTGCCCGCGGACCTGTTCCAGATCGTCACCGGGCCCGGCACAGAAATCGGCCCTGCCTTGATCGCGCGCGTGGACTTCCTGATGTTCACCGGATCCTCCCAGACCGGCAAGACCGTGGCCAGGCAATGCGCCGAGCGACTGATCGGCTTTTCCGCCGAACTTGGCGGCAAGAATCCGATGCTGGTGCTGGCCGATGCGGATGTGGCCAAAGCCGCCAGTGGCGCGGTGCACGCGTGTTTCTCGAACTCCGGCCAGCTGTGCGTGAGCATTGAACGGATCTACGTCCACGCTGACGTTTATGACAGCTTCCTGGCAGCCTTCACGGCCCAGGTGAAGGCGATCCGAATGGGCCCCGGACCCAATTGGGACATCGGCATGGGCTCACTCATCAGCGCTGCTCAGGTGGAGCGGGTGGACCGCCATGTCCAGGACGCCGTTGCCAAAGGGGCGCAAATTCTCACCGGCGGACGGCGGAGGCCGGACCTGGGGCCATTGTTCTATGAACCCACCGTCCTGGCAGGAGTCACCCCGGACATGCTGCTGGCCCGCGAGGAGACGTTTGGGCCCGTTGTTGCCGTCTACCGGGCGGCGGACGACGACGACGCCGTGGCAATGGCCAATGATTCCGACTTTGGGTTGAACGGCAGCGTCTGGTCGGCCCACCACGGGGAAGAGGTGGCCCGCCGGCTTTTGACGGGCACCGTCAACGTCAATGAAGGCTACGCAGCCACGTGGGCTTCCCATGATGCGCCGATCGGCGGGATGAAGGACTCCGGCGCCGGACGCCGCCACGGCCGGGAAGGAATTCTGAAGTACACCGAGCCGCAGACGATTGCCGTGCAGCGGCTGCTCCGGGTGGCGCCCGCACCCGGCATGTCCAACCGGACGTATGCGCGGATCATGAAGGGTGCCGTCACCCTGATGAGCCGCTTCCCCCGAAGCCGGTAG
- a CDS encoding alpha/beta hydrolase family protein — MTAPTPDSGGISPGAKWAIGGAIAGGSVASLLGAGSSALAVYFARRVITPARQRTADKEVLAVLRDGQKQQVILAADDDTTVDGVYGFFFDGGKGHARIGRIISYSPAERTVLREVEAVYSGDLSTARWGWWSGATYPEPAAVGIPAEDVLIPVERGEAPAWLVRAKGTARTWAIMVHGRGATRQEALRAVGPALELGLTSLLVSYRNDGLAPSADDGRYGLGSTEWQDIEAAIEYALAHGAEEVVLFGWSMGGAICLQTADLSRYRHLIRAMVLDAPVIDWVTVLAHHAQLNRIPSLVGRYGQLMLGHPLGRRLTGLSAPVDLKVMDWVSRAVELRTPTLIIHSVDDEYVPYGPSALLAERNPEMVTFETFNHARHTKEWNVDPERWERLVKAWLRQQLAPRLNPGSRPGPGAAQPTATGA; from the coding sequence ATGACTGCACCCACCCCGGACTCCGGCGGGATATCGCCCGGGGCAAAGTGGGCCATCGGCGGGGCGATTGCCGGCGGCTCGGTGGCAAGCCTGCTGGGCGCAGGGTCCTCTGCGCTCGCCGTCTACTTTGCCCGCCGCGTGATCACGCCGGCCCGGCAACGTACGGCAGACAAGGAAGTGCTGGCCGTGCTCCGGGACGGGCAGAAGCAGCAGGTGATCCTGGCTGCGGACGATGACACCACCGTGGATGGGGTCTACGGGTTCTTTTTCGATGGCGGCAAGGGCCACGCCCGCATCGGCCGCATCATTTCCTACTCACCGGCGGAACGGACGGTCCTGCGCGAGGTCGAAGCCGTCTACAGCGGGGACCTGTCGACTGCCCGCTGGGGGTGGTGGAGCGGTGCCACCTACCCGGAGCCGGCCGCCGTCGGGATTCCTGCCGAGGATGTGCTGATTCCGGTGGAGCGGGGAGAAGCGCCCGCCTGGCTGGTGCGCGCCAAGGGAACGGCCCGCACCTGGGCCATCATGGTGCACGGCCGCGGCGCCACCCGGCAGGAGGCCCTCCGGGCGGTGGGCCCGGCCCTGGAACTTGGACTGACCAGCCTGCTGGTGTCCTACCGGAACGACGGACTGGCCCCCTCGGCCGACGATGGACGGTACGGGCTGGGCTCCACGGAGTGGCAGGACATCGAAGCTGCCATCGAGTACGCGCTGGCCCATGGCGCCGAGGAAGTAGTCCTGTTCGGCTGGTCCATGGGAGGAGCCATCTGCCTGCAGACCGCAGACCTCTCCCGCTATCGGCACTTGATTAGGGCCATGGTGCTCGACGCCCCGGTCATCGACTGGGTCACGGTCCTGGCCCACCATGCACAGCTGAACCGGATCCCTTCCCTGGTGGGTAGGTACGGGCAGCTGATGCTGGGCCATCCGCTGGGACGCAGGCTCACCGGCCTGTCCGCCCCAGTGGACCTCAAAGTCATGGACTGGGTGTCCCGGGCCGTCGAGCTGCGGACGCCCACCCTCATCATCCACAGCGTTGACGACGAGTACGTACCGTACGGACCCTCCGCCCTGCTGGCTGAACGGAACCCGGAGATGGTGACGTTCGAAACGTTCAACCACGCGCGGCACACCAAGGAATGGAACGTGGACCCGGAGCGCTGGGAGCGGCTGGTGAAGGCCTGGCTCCGGCAACAGCTTGCACCACGCCTCAATCCCGGCTCCAGGCCCGGTCCGGGAGCGGCCCAACCAACTGCAACGGGGGCATGA
- the msrB gene encoding peptide-methionine (R)-S-oxide reductase MsrB, with product MVGGGQENTAPSNTVQKTDAQWREELTPEEYHVLRQAGTERPYTGEYWDSHTEGVYQCRACGAQLFTSNEKFDSHCGWPSFWAPLAEGNVRYIHDRTLGMDRIEVRCASCDSHLGHVFEGEGYGTPTDQRYCINSVSLRLVGKDDAEVGPQG from the coding sequence ATGGTTGGTGGCGGCCAGGAAAACACCGCTCCGTCAAACACGGTGCAGAAAACCGACGCCCAGTGGCGCGAGGAGCTGACCCCGGAGGAATACCACGTCCTCCGTCAGGCCGGAACCGAACGGCCTTACACCGGCGAGTACTGGGACAGCCACACCGAAGGCGTCTACCAGTGCCGGGCCTGTGGCGCCCAACTGTTCACCAGCAATGAGAAGTTCGACTCCCACTGCGGCTGGCCCTCGTTCTGGGCGCCGCTGGCCGAGGGGAACGTCCGCTACATCCACGACCGGACCCTGGGCATGGACCGGATCGAAGTGCGGTGTGCTTCCTGCGACTCCCACCTGGGACATGTCTTCGAGGGCGAGGGCTACGGCACTCCCACCGACCAGCGCTACTGCATCAACTCCGTCTCCCTCCGGCTGGTGGGCAAGGATGACGCCGAAGTCGGGCCCCAGGGCTAG
- a CDS encoding DUF6421 family protein, with product MTETLTTALSGISAQNQDWLRLKTAATALQALQVKDGSVPEPADHLEAAGHVEAIVAAIRALAPAFPHDAAYLDAACADFEAWAAGGFAVPDFLSSLLAFQPQELRHDGLQHLVVFPMYTQNGSSNRLVEAVLVEVIWPEFIAGLEAGEYSNKLFVPIRFVDFTPGYDTNSAVLFPETVAVGRTPTFTWGAIFADREAARFRRVLKAAAEITSLELPEGAAELLADQELTEATFVMWDLIHDRTHMRGDLPFDPFMIKQRMPYFLYSLEELRCDLTAFRESVRIEKDDDADPEARRHAKLVQYAIIFDRIFRFAITGSRVRNYDGLGGQLLFAWLHQQHVLHWTDTRLTIDWDEVADAVIALGASIDELYWRSIDRPKTAHWLAAYQLVSATVTPNPASVWAKGPDALPLAGTPRGLTDQVLDDEFPLSMFYEALEKKMRPVIESTAGITGRSAL from the coding sequence ATGACAGAGACCCTGACCACCGCATTAAGCGGCATTTCCGCACAGAACCAGGACTGGCTCCGGCTGAAGACGGCCGCCACCGCGCTGCAGGCGCTCCAGGTCAAGGATGGGTCCGTGCCGGAGCCTGCCGACCATTTGGAAGCAGCCGGGCACGTGGAAGCCATCGTGGCGGCGATCAGGGCCCTGGCCCCCGCCTTCCCGCACGACGCCGCTTACCTCGACGCTGCCTGCGCAGACTTCGAAGCATGGGCCGCCGGTGGGTTCGCGGTTCCGGACTTCCTGTCCTCCCTGCTGGCGTTCCAGCCCCAGGAGCTGCGCCATGACGGCCTGCAGCACCTGGTGGTCTTCCCCATGTACACCCAGAACGGCAGCAGCAACCGGCTGGTGGAGGCCGTGCTGGTCGAGGTGATCTGGCCCGAGTTCATTGCCGGGCTTGAGGCGGGCGAATACTCCAACAAGCTGTTCGTCCCCATCCGCTTCGTCGACTTCACCCCGGGCTACGACACCAACTCCGCCGTCCTCTTCCCCGAGACGGTGGCGGTCGGCCGGACCCCCACCTTCACCTGGGGTGCCATCTTCGCCGACCGCGAGGCCGCGCGGTTCCGCCGCGTCCTTAAGGCGGCCGCGGAAATTACCTCCCTGGAGCTGCCGGAGGGCGCCGCGGAGCTGCTCGCCGACCAGGAACTCACCGAGGCCACGTTCGTGATGTGGGACCTGATCCACGACCGGACCCACATGCGCGGCGACCTGCCGTTCGATCCCTTCATGATCAAGCAGCGGATGCCCTACTTCCTGTACTCGCTGGAGGAACTGCGCTGTGACCTCACGGCCTTCCGCGAGTCGGTCCGGATTGAAAAGGACGACGACGCCGATCCCGAAGCGCGGCGGCACGCCAAGCTGGTGCAGTACGCCATCATCTTCGACCGCATCTTCCGCTTCGCCATCACCGGCAGCCGGGTCCGCAACTACGACGGCCTGGGCGGCCAGCTCCTGTTCGCCTGGCTGCACCAGCAGCACGTGCTGCACTGGACGGACACACGGCTTACCATCGACTGGGATGAGGTGGCGGACGCCGTCATCGCATTGGGAGCCAGCATTGACGAGCTGTACTGGCGCTCCATCGACCGGCCCAAGACCGCCCACTGGCTGGCGGCCTACCAGCTGGTGTCCGCCACCGTCACCCCCAACCCGGCCTCCGTATGGGCCAAGGGCCCTGACGCGCTGCCGCTGGCGGGGACACCCCGAGGCCTCACGGACCAGGTCCTGGACGACGAATTCCCGCTGTCCATGTTCTACGAGGCACTGGAGAAGAAAATGCGCCCGGTTATTGAATCCACCGCCGGCATCACCGGCCGCTCCGCGCTGTGA
- a CDS encoding SDR family oxidoreductase — protein MTSTATGSVTGSAPVRVLVTGGSGASGIAVAGALASAGHRVATVGSDQARIADAAEKAGDGVTPFTCDLAVLAEVRKLRDEIAAAFGSVDAVIHLVGGWRGAKGIADQSDDDWDFLERGAITTLRNVSRVFFDDIAASASGRFAMVSSTALDKPTAAVASYVAAKAAAEAWTMAMADGFRRASEAGGGKAAATVLVVKALVDDELRRAHPERKFPGATDVADLAAAVVRLFGTPSTELNGARLRLAD, from the coding sequence GTGACCAGTACAGCCACAGGCTCGGTGACTGGTTCCGCGCCGGTCCGCGTCCTGGTTACCGGAGGCAGCGGCGCCTCGGGGATCGCCGTCGCCGGCGCCCTCGCCTCCGCGGGGCACCGCGTGGCCACCGTGGGATCAGACCAGGCCAGGATCGCGGACGCGGCGGAGAAAGCGGGCGACGGCGTCACCCCCTTCACGTGCGACCTGGCGGTTTTGGCCGAAGTCCGGAAGCTGCGCGACGAGATTGCCGCGGCCTTCGGGTCCGTGGACGCCGTGATCCACCTGGTGGGCGGCTGGCGTGGCGCCAAGGGGATCGCCGACCAGTCGGACGACGACTGGGACTTCCTGGAACGCGGCGCCATCACCACGCTGCGGAACGTATCGCGTGTCTTCTTCGACGACATTGCCGCGTCCGCCTCCGGACGGTTTGCGATGGTCTCCTCCACCGCGCTGGACAAGCCCACCGCGGCAGTCGCCAGTTATGTGGCGGCAAAGGCTGCGGCTGAAGCGTGGACCATGGCCATGGCGGACGGCTTTCGCCGGGCATCGGAGGCCGGCGGCGGCAAGGCTGCCGCCACGGTTTTGGTGGTCAAGGCGCTGGTGGACGACGAGCTCCGCCGCGCCCACCCGGAGCGGAAGTTTCCCGGGGCGACGGACGTCGCCGACCTTGCTGCCGCCGTCGTACGGCTTTTCGGCACTCCGTCCACCGAACTCAACGGTGCCCGGCTCAGGCTGGCCGACTGA
- a CDS encoding threonine aldolase family protein has product MTTTAETGAALRLHDPNVRGFASDNYSGVHPEVLAALAAANEGHQVSYGEDDYTARLQELMVEHFGPGIECFPVFNGTGANVLSLQSLLPRWGAVVCASTAHINMDENGAPERIGGLKLLHVPTPDGKLTPELIDREAWGWGDEHRAQPLAVSITQTTELGTCYTPEEVRAIADHAHAKGMKLHMDGARLANAAAHLGVPLRAFTRDAGVDILSFGGTKNGLLFGEVVVALNPEAAHGLLYLRKMDMQLASKMRFMSAQFIALLEGDLWLRSASHANDMAARLRAAVDTIDGVRPTQKTESNGVFAILPPGVADRLRNSFRFYDWDEATGEVRWMCSFDTTEEDVDAFAAAIRHELRDYRDTQAG; this is encoded by the coding sequence ATGACGACAACAGCAGAAACCGGCGCGGCACTGCGGCTGCACGATCCGAACGTGCGCGGCTTCGCCTCGGACAACTATTCCGGCGTCCACCCCGAGGTCCTGGCAGCGCTGGCCGCGGCCAACGAAGGGCATCAGGTCTCCTACGGCGAAGACGACTACACCGCCCGGCTGCAGGAGCTGATGGTTGAGCACTTCGGCCCCGGCATCGAATGCTTCCCAGTGTTCAACGGCACCGGCGCCAACGTCCTGTCCCTGCAGTCCCTCCTCCCCCGCTGGGGTGCGGTGGTCTGCGCCTCCACCGCCCACATCAACATGGACGAGAACGGGGCTCCGGAACGCATCGGCGGCCTCAAGCTCCTGCACGTTCCCACCCCGGACGGCAAGCTGACCCCCGAACTGATCGACCGTGAGGCCTGGGGCTGGGGTGATGAACACCGCGCCCAGCCGCTGGCCGTGTCCATCACCCAGACCACTGAACTGGGCACCTGCTACACGCCCGAAGAAGTGCGCGCCATTGCCGACCATGCGCACGCCAAGGGCATGAAGCTGCACATGGACGGCGCCCGGCTGGCCAACGCGGCCGCCCACCTGGGCGTACCCCTTCGCGCCTTCACCCGGGATGCCGGGGTGGACATCCTGTCCTTCGGCGGCACCAAGAACGGACTGCTCTTCGGCGAAGTAGTGGTGGCACTGAACCCGGAGGCAGCCCACGGCCTGCTCTACCTGCGCAAGATGGACATGCAGCTCGCCTCCAAGATGCGCTTCATGTCTGCCCAGTTCATCGCCCTGCTGGAAGGCGACCTCTGGCTGCGTTCGGCCTCGCACGCCAACGACATGGCTGCCCGGCTCCGCGCTGCCGTCGACACGATCGACGGCGTGCGGCCCACCCAGAAGACCGAATCCAATGGCGTCTTCGCCATCCTGCCTCCCGGCGTGGCGGACAGGCTGCGCAACTCCTTCCGGTTCTACGACTGGGACGAAGCCACAGGGGAAGTCCGATGGATGTGTTCCTTTGACACCACGGAGGAAGATGTTGATGCCTTTGCCGCCGCGATCCGCCATGAGCTCCGGGACTATCGGGACACGCAGGCCGGCTGA
- a CDS encoding DUF3000 domain-containing protein, whose product MNALDQVPPDFLHALGTLRKARCRKELRLAEIPAPARLAPFAVALGAEVMVPGAGAPSTPMHGPAALAFAAASGTAGPAADEDETELATGRFILLHDPEGSAVWDGEFRIVTYIRAELEPEMGNDQMLGTVAWTWLVEALENHKAGYRAAGGTATRVLSESFGTLAERPGSIDIELRASWTPDSSDVQAHLEAWSDMVCTFAGLPPLPDGVTALPPRRRSQQNGYGTAR is encoded by the coding sequence GTGAACGCACTTGACCAGGTTCCCCCGGATTTTCTCCATGCCTTGGGAACCCTCAGGAAAGCCCGCTGCCGCAAGGAACTGCGGCTCGCGGAAATCCCTGCCCCTGCGCGCCTGGCACCCTTCGCCGTCGCGCTGGGCGCCGAAGTGATGGTGCCCGGCGCCGGTGCGCCTTCAACCCCTATGCACGGGCCGGCGGCACTGGCATTTGCCGCCGCCTCCGGAACGGCGGGTCCGGCGGCGGATGAGGATGAAACCGAGCTTGCCACAGGGCGCTTCATCCTGCTGCACGACCCGGAGGGCTCGGCCGTGTGGGACGGGGAATTCCGCATCGTCACCTATATCCGGGCCGAGCTGGAACCGGAGATGGGCAACGACCAGATGCTGGGAACCGTGGCGTGGACCTGGCTGGTGGAGGCGCTGGAGAACCACAAGGCCGGCTACCGGGCAGCGGGCGGCACCGCCACCCGGGTCCTCTCCGAGAGCTTCGGCACCTTGGCGGAGCGCCCGGGATCGATCGACATCGAACTTCGGGCCTCCTGGACACCCGATTCCTCCGATGTCCAGGCCCATCTCGAGGCCTGGTCCGACATGGTGTGCACCTTCGCCGGCCTCCCGCCGCTGCCCGACGGCGTCACCGCACTCCCGCCCCGGCGCCGAAGCCAACAGAACGGTTATGGAACAGCCCGGTAA